A window of Staphylococcus sp. 17KM0847 contains these coding sequences:
- the polX gene encoding DNA polymerase/3'-5' exonuclease PolX: MLTKKDVIRLLEDIATYMELKGENAFKISAYRKAAQSLEIDERTLDQIEDVTTLKNIGKGVGEVINTYIQTGASSVLDELKKTVPSGLIPLLKIKGLGSKRIARLYQELNITDKASFQAACEAGAISSLSGFGKKTEEKYLEAVKVLGAKKERYPIDLMMRLNKKITDYVAQISKVERFEVAGSFRRMKEMSKDLDYIISTEAPLEVQAQLLEIPNIIERVAVGETKVSLELAYDDETIGVDFRLVEPAAFYHTLQHFTGSKAHNIRIRQLAKEQGEKVSEYGIEQAGGHLLQLKSEEAIYQHFNTPWIVPSMREDGSEFDKDLSSIVTLEDIRGDIHMHTTASDGAFSLREMVEANIQKGYEYMCITDHSQSLKVANGLSVSRLLKQRDEIRKLNDEYNEIDIYSGIEMDILPDGTLDYEDAVLAELDYVIAAIHQSFKQSEAQIMTRLETACRNPFVRHIAHPTGRIIGQREGYRPNIEQLIELCKETGTLLEINANPKRLDLSSEILRQYPDIMVTINTDAHHIDHLSFMQYGVATAQKGFVKRDNVLNTMSREAFKTFITRPKRLKEK, encoded by the coding sequence ATGTTAACGAAAAAAGATGTTATTCGTTTGTTAGAAGATATTGCGACGTATATGGAGCTTAAAGGTGAGAATGCTTTTAAAATTTCTGCTTATCGTAAAGCAGCTCAAAGTTTAGAAATAGATGAACGCACTTTAGATCAAATAGAGGATGTTACAACACTTAAAAATATCGGTAAAGGTGTTGGTGAAGTGATTAACACTTACATACAGACTGGAGCGTCATCGGTATTAGATGAATTAAAAAAGACAGTTCCGAGTGGTTTGATTCCATTATTAAAAATTAAAGGACTAGGCAGTAAACGTATTGCACGCTTATATCAAGAGCTCAATATTACAGATAAAGCGTCGTTTCAAGCTGCATGTGAAGCAGGTGCTATTTCATCGTTAAGTGGTTTTGGTAAGAAAACAGAAGAGAAATATTTAGAAGCTGTAAAAGTACTAGGTGCTAAAAAAGAGCGCTACCCTATTGATTTAATGATGAGATTGAATAAAAAAATTACAGATTATGTTGCACAAATCTCGAAGGTAGAACGCTTTGAGGTTGCGGGTAGCTTTCGTCGTATGAAAGAAATGAGTAAAGACTTAGATTATATTATTAGTACGGAGGCACCACTTGAAGTACAAGCACAATTACTAGAAATACCTAATATTATTGAGAGAGTTGCAGTAGGTGAAACAAAAGTATCCTTAGAATTGGCGTATGACGATGAAACAATCGGTGTTGATTTCCGCCTAGTAGAACCAGCTGCATTTTATCATACACTTCAGCATTTTACGGGTTCAAAAGCTCATAATATTCGCATCCGTCAGCTCGCAAAAGAACAGGGTGAAAAGGTAAGTGAATATGGTATTGAACAAGCAGGGGGTCACTTATTACAACTTAAGAGTGAAGAAGCGATTTATCAACACTTCAATACACCGTGGATTGTACCTAGTATGCGTGAAGACGGTTCAGAATTTGATAAAGATCTATCGTCTATTGTCACTTTAGAAGATATTCGTGGCGATATTCATATGCATACAACAGCAAGTGATGGTGCTTTTAGTTTACGTGAAATGGTAGAAGCAAATATTCAAAAAGGGTATGAATATATGTGTATCACAGACCACTCACAAAGTTTAAAGGTAGCAAATGGTCTATCTGTTTCTCGTTTATTAAAACAGCGAGATGAGATTCGTAAGCTAAATGACGAATATAATGAAATTGATATTTATTCTGGTATTGAAATGGATATTTTACCAGATGGTACTTTGGATTATGAAGATGCCGTATTGGCGGAGTTAGACTATGTTATAGCAGCGATTCATCAAAGCTTTAAACAAAGTGAAGCTCAAATTATGACGCGCTTAGAAACAGCTTGCCGTAATCCGTTTGTTCGCCACATTGCACATCCTACAGGTCGCATTATTGGACAGAGAGAGGGGTATCGTCCTAATATTGAGCAACTGATAGAGCTGTGTAAAGAAACAGGAACACTATTAGAAATCAATGCGAACCCCAAAAGATTGGATTTAAGTTCAGAAATATTACGTCAATATCCAGACATTATGGTAACGATTAATACAGATGCCCACCATATTGATCACTTGTCATTTATGCAATATGGTGTCGCTACGGCACAAAAAGGTTTTGTCAAACGTGACAATGTATTAAACACCATGTCTCGAGAGGCTTTTAAAACATTTATTACACGACCGAAGCGGTTGAAAGAGAAGTAG
- a CDS encoding endonuclease MutS2 yields MKQKTLEILEFDKVKALLAQEVVSDLGVAKVQELAPATDFDTVMFQIEEIDEIAQIYNQYRIPSLSGLSRVEQYVKRAKIGSMLSVEELNTIKQLIQVQNQFKTFYNQMVEEEEAVHYEILDESMNRLPILTSLYQSIHQTCDAHDLFDSASYELQSIRSRISRTNQRVKAQLDRIVKSTGNQKKLSDTLVTMRNERHVIPVKAEYRQDFNGIVHDQSASGQTLYIEPSSVVEMNNQISRLRSEEKAERNRILTTLTAEVAVEADACLVSESVMGHLDFLIAKARYATKIKGTKPTFSKERKVYLPKAFHPLLDRETVVANTIEFEESIQTVIITGPNTGGKTVTLKTLGLIIVMAQSGMLIPTLDGSQLSVFDNVFCDIGDEQSIEQSLSTFSSHMKTIVSILDQASAHSLILFDELGAGTDPSEGAALAMSILDYVRERGSLVMATTHYPELKAYSYNREGVMNASVEFNVDTLSPTYKLLMGVPGRSNAFEISKRLGLGLKIINHAKTMIGQDEQEINEMIASLEYNTKRVDDQRIALDRLVREAEHIHQSLTQQYEKYQNYESRLMEEAKDKANQYVKAATQEADDIVKSLRQMRDQKGAEVKEHELIEKKKQLEDQYEAKSLKQEVKKQRWDTIRAGDEVKVLSYGQKGEVLELLDNEEAVVQMGIIKMKLPLKDLEKKEKTKQQPSKMVTRSNRSTVKMELDLRGYRYDEAMVALDQYLDQAVLSNYEDVYIIHGKGTGALQKGVQQHLKRHKSVADYRMGMPSEGGFGVTVATLR; encoded by the coding sequence ATGAAACAAAAAACTTTAGAAATATTAGAGTTCGATAAGGTTAAAGCGTTATTAGCACAAGAAGTTGTCAGTGATTTAGGTGTTGCCAAAGTTCAAGAGTTGGCACCGGCAACGGACTTTGATACTGTAATGTTTCAAATAGAAGAAATTGATGAAATCGCTCAAATTTACAATCAATATCGTATACCAAGCCTAAGTGGACTATCTCGTGTTGAACAGTATGTGAAACGAGCAAAAATTGGCAGTATGCTTAGCGTAGAAGAACTCAATACGATTAAACAACTTATTCAAGTGCAAAATCAATTCAAAACATTTTATAATCAGATGGTGGAGGAAGAAGAAGCTGTTCATTATGAGATATTAGATGAGAGTATGAATAGACTACCGATATTGACTTCGCTCTATCAATCTATTCATCAAACATGTGATGCACATGACTTGTTTGATTCGGCGAGTTATGAATTACAATCTATTCGTAGTCGTATTTCACGTACTAATCAGCGTGTTAAGGCGCAATTAGATCGCATCGTAAAGTCCACGGGGAACCAAAAGAAACTATCTGATACGTTAGTAACGATGCGAAATGAGCGTCATGTGATTCCGGTTAAAGCAGAGTATCGACAAGATTTTAATGGTATCGTGCATGATCAGTCAGCATCTGGACAAACATTATATATCGAACCATCATCAGTCGTTGAAATGAATAACCAAATCAGCCGATTAAGAAGTGAAGAAAAAGCAGAACGTAATCGCATATTGACTACGTTAACTGCAGAAGTTGCAGTGGAGGCTGATGCATGTCTCGTTTCAGAAAGTGTCATGGGACATTTAGATTTTTTAATAGCTAAAGCACGTTACGCTACTAAAATAAAAGGTACAAAGCCAACTTTTTCAAAAGAGAGAAAAGTCTATTTACCTAAAGCATTCCATCCGTTACTCGATCGAGAAACTGTTGTAGCCAATACGATTGAATTTGAAGAATCGATTCAAACAGTCATTATTACAGGTCCGAATACAGGTGGTAAGACGGTTACTTTGAAAACGCTGGGGTTAATTATTGTCATGGCACAGTCAGGCATGTTAATTCCTACGTTGGATGGCAGCCAATTGAGTGTATTTGATAACGTCTTCTGTGATATTGGAGATGAACAATCCATTGAGCAATCTTTATCTACCTTTTCATCACATATGAAGACCATTGTGAGTATTTTAGATCAAGCGAGTGCGCATAGTTTGATTTTATTTGACGAATTAGGTGCTGGTACAGATCCTAGTGAAGGTGCAGCATTAGCAATGAGTATTCTTGACTATGTTCGTGAACGAGGGTCACTTGTAATGGCAACAACACATTATCCAGAGCTTAAAGCATATAGTTATAATCGTGAAGGTGTTATGAATGCCAGTGTTGAATTTAATGTAGATACGTTAAGTCCAACATATAAGCTTTTAATGGGTGTACCGGGACGATCTAATGCATTTGAAATTTCAAAACGTCTGGGATTAGGGTTAAAAATTATCAATCACGCAAAGACGATGATCGGTCAAGATGAACAAGAAATTAATGAAATGATTGCGTCACTGGAATATAATACAAAACGTGTAGATGATCAACGTATTGCTTTAGATCGTTTAGTACGTGAAGCAGAACATATTCATCAATCTTTAACACAGCAATATGAAAAATATCAAAATTACGAATCACGTTTGATGGAAGAAGCGAAAGATAAAGCAAATCAATATGTTAAAGCTGCAACACAAGAGGCAGATGACATTGTAAAGTCACTTCGCCAAATGCGAGATCAAAAAGGTGCAGAAGTTAAAGAACATGAACTGATTGAAAAGAAAAAACAACTTGAAGATCAATACGAGGCAAAATCATTAAAACAAGAAGTTAAAAAACAGCGCTGGGATACAATTCGAGCAGGTGATGAAGTCAAAGTATTATCATATGGTCAAAAAGGTGAAGTATTAGAGCTTCTTGATAATGAAGAAGCAGTCGTACAAATGGGCATTATTAAAATGAAACTCCCTTTAAAAGATTTAGAGAAAAAAGAAAAGACAAAACAACAACCGAGTAAGATGGTGACACGTAGTAATCGTTCTACTGTTAAGATGGAATTAGATCTGAGAGGGTATCGCTATGATGAAGCCATGGTAGCACTCGATCAGTATTTAGACCAAGCTGTATTAAGTAACTATGAAGATGTCTATATTATTCACGGTAAAGGAACGGGGGCCTTACAAAAAGGGGTGCAACAGCATTTGAAACGTCATAAAAGTGTTGCTGATTATCGTATGGGCATGCCAAGTGAAGGTGGGTTTGGTGTGACCGTTGCGACATTACGCTAA
- the trxA gene encoding thioredoxin has translation MALIEVKDTNFDEQIKEGVKLVDFWATWCGPCKMIAPVLEDLAADYDGKADVLKLDVDQNQATAAKYEVMSIPTLIVFKDGEPVDKVVGFQPKENLAQVLDKHL, from the coding sequence ATGGCTTTAATTGAAGTAAAAGATACAAATTTTGATGAACAAATTAAAGAAGGCGTAAAATTAGTAGATTTTTGGGCAACTTGGTGTGGACCATGTAAGATGATTGCGCCTGTATTAGAAGATTTAGCAGCAGACTATGATGGTAAAGCAGATGTCTTAAAGTTAGATGTTGACCAAAACCAAGCAACAGCTGCAAAATACGAAGTGATGAGTATTCCAACTTTAATCGTCTTTAAAGATGGTGAACCTGTCGATAAAGTAGTTGGCTTTCAACCAAAAGAAAATTTAGCACAAGTATTAGACAAACATTTATAA
- the uvrC gene encoding excinuclease ABC subunit UvrC has product MEAVKDNIKKKLAVLPKEPGCYLMRDRQNQVIYVGKAKVLRNRVRSYFTGSHDAKTTRLVKEIVDFEYIVTSSETESLLLELNLIKKYQPRYNILLKDGKSYPFIKITKERHPRLVVTRTVRKGSGKYFGPYPNAYAAHETKKLLDRIYPFRKCDHMPNRLCLYYHIGQCLGPCVYPVAKEEYARMSREIADFLNGEDKTILHNLEMRMQQASEQMAFEQAKEYRDLIQHIQNLTNKQKVMSTDQTIRDVFGYSVEKGWMCIQVFFVRQGNLIEREATVFPLQQTPEEEFYTFIGQFYQLNQHFLPKEVHVPKTLDKKMIHSVVDTTILTPQRGQKKQLVDLANKNARIALENKFELIARDESRTVKAIEQLGDEMGIQTPIRIEAFDNSNIQGVDPVSAMVTFIDGKPDKKSYRKFKIKTVEGPDDYKTMQEVVRRRYTRVRNEGLPLPDLIIVDGGKGHMSAVIDILENELGLDIPVAGLAKNDKHQTAELLYGDGPQIIPLKKNSQAFYLLQRIQDEVHRFAITFHRQTRRKTGMQSVLDNVEGIGPKRKTKLLRTFGSIKKMRLASIEELQAAGLPHQTATNLHQALHQENG; this is encoded by the coding sequence TTGGAAGCTGTTAAAGACAATATAAAAAAGAAACTCGCTGTCTTGCCTAAAGAGCCCGGGTGTTATCTCATGCGAGATCGTCAAAACCAAGTCATCTATGTTGGAAAAGCAAAAGTATTAAGAAATAGGGTACGCTCTTATTTTACAGGCTCGCACGATGCAAAGACAACGCGCCTTGTTAAGGAAATCGTTGATTTTGAATATATTGTAACGTCAAGTGAAACAGAATCTTTATTATTAGAGCTGAATTTAATAAAAAAATATCAACCACGATATAATATATTGCTCAAAGATGGTAAGAGTTATCCGTTTATTAAAATTACGAAGGAACGTCACCCTAGACTCGTTGTAACTCGTACAGTGCGTAAAGGAAGTGGTAAATACTTTGGACCTTATCCCAATGCCTATGCTGCACATGAGACGAAAAAATTATTGGATCGTATTTACCCATTTCGTAAGTGTGATCATATGCCCAACCGTTTATGCTTATATTATCACATTGGGCAATGTCTTGGTCCATGTGTATATCCTGTTGCTAAAGAAGAGTATGCACGTATGTCGCGTGAAATTGCGGATTTTTTGAATGGTGAAGATAAGACGATTTTGCATAACTTGGAAATGCGTATGCAACAAGCAAGTGAACAGATGGCATTTGAACAAGCGAAAGAGTATCGTGATTTAATTCAACATATCCAAAATTTAACGAATAAACAAAAAGTCATGTCAACAGATCAAACAATCCGAGATGTTTTTGGTTATAGTGTTGAAAAAGGTTGGATGTGTATTCAAGTCTTCTTTGTACGTCAAGGCAATTTGATTGAACGTGAAGCTACAGTATTTCCATTACAACAGACACCGGAAGAAGAGTTTTATACATTTATTGGACAATTTTATCAATTAAATCAACATTTCCTTCCTAAAGAAGTACATGTTCCTAAAACTTTAGATAAAAAGATGATTCATTCTGTTGTAGATACGACGATACTTACGCCACAAAGAGGTCAGAAAAAACAGCTGGTAGATTTGGCCAATAAAAATGCACGTATTGCTTTGGAAAATAAGTTTGAATTAATCGCGCGAGATGAATCACGTACAGTTAAAGCGATAGAGCAGTTGGGAGACGAGATGGGGATTCAAACGCCTATCCGTATTGAAGCTTTTGATAACTCAAATATTCAAGGTGTAGATCCTGTGTCAGCAATGGTAACATTTATAGATGGCAAGCCCGACAAAAAAAGTTATCGCAAGTTTAAGATCAAAACAGTGGAAGGACCAGATGATTATAAAACAATGCAAGAAGTTGTACGCCGTAGATATACACGTGTGCGTAACGAAGGATTACCCCTTCCAGATTTAATTATTGTAGATGGTGGAAAAGGTCATATGTCTGCAGTAATAGATATACTGGAAAACGAGCTGGGTTTAGATATTCCTGTTGCTGGACTAGCTAAAAACGATAAACATCAGACAGCAGAATTATTGTATGGTGATGGACCCCAAATCATACCATTGAAGAAAAATAGTCAAGCATTCTATTTATTACAACGTATTCAAGATGAAGTGCACAGATTTGCAATTACATTTCATCGTCAAACACGACGTAAAACAGGTATGCAATCTGTACTTGATAATGTAGAAGGAATTGGTCCAAAACGTAAGACAAAACTGTTACGCACATTTGGTTCTATTAAAAAAATGCGCCTAGCATCCATTGAAGAATTGCAAGCAGCAGGTTTACCTCATCAGACAGCGACAAATCTACATCAAGCACTTCATCAAGAAAATGGATAA
- a CDS encoding succinate dehydrogenase cytochrome b558 subunit yields MTQSKNQFYLRRLHSLLGVVPLGAFLLVHLMVNHQATQGVEAFNKAAGFMDSLPFLYALEIVMIYIPVLYHAVYGVHIAFTASHNIGHYSYMRNWLFLFQRLSGLLTFIFVMVHMWQTRIQKLFGHEVNFDMIHDIVSNPFWLIFYIVCIVAVVFHFANGLWSFLVTWGILQSPKSQRIFTWVSLVIFLVVSYIGVSAILAFV; encoded by the coding sequence TTGACTCAATCAAAGAACCAATTCTACCTTAGACGTCTACACTCGTTACTTGGTGTCGTACCATTAGGGGCATTCTTATTAGTACACTTAATGGTCAATCACCAAGCCACTCAGGGGGTAGAGGCATTTAACAAAGCGGCGGGCTTTATGGATTCATTACCGTTTTTGTACGCCTTGGAAATTGTTATGATTTATATTCCAGTTTTATACCATGCAGTGTATGGTGTGCATATTGCATTTACAGCAAGTCACAATATTGGTCATTACTCATATATGCGTAACTGGTTATTTTTATTCCAACGCTTATCTGGGTTATTAACTTTTATTTTTGTAATGGTGCATATGTGGCAAACACGTATCCAAAAGTTATTTGGACATGAAGTAAATTTTGATATGATTCATGACATCGTATCGAATCCATTTTGGTTAATTTTCTACATCGTATGTATTGTTGCGGTTGTATTCCACTTTGCTAATGGCTTATGGTCATTTTTAGTAACTTGGGGTATTTTACAATCACCAAAATCACAACGTATTTTCACATGGGTATCATTAGTGATTTTCTTAGTTGTTTCATACATCGGTGTAAGTGCGATTTTAGCATTTGTATAA
- the sdhA gene encoding succinate dehydrogenase flavoprotein subunit codes for MAEKKIIVVGGGLAGLMSTIKAAEQGAHVDLFSIVPVKRSHSVCAQGGINGAVNTKGEGDSPWIHFDDTVYGGDFLADQPPVQKMTEAAPKIIHLLDRMGVMFNRTSEGLLDFRRFGGTLHHRTAFAGATTGQQLLYALDEQVRSFEVDGLVTKYEGWEFLGVVKDDENAARGIVAQNITTSEIKSFGSDAVIMATGGPGIIFGKTTNSMINTGSAASIVYQQGVQYANGEFIQIHPTAIPGDDKLRLMSESARGEGGRIWTYKDGKPWYFLEEKYPDYGNLVPRDIATREIFDVCVNQKLGINGENMVYLDLSHKDPHELDVKLGGIIEIYEKFTGDDPRKVPMKIFPAVHYSMGGLYVDYDQMTNIDGLFAAGECDFSQHGGNRLGANSLLSAIYGGTVAGPNAVKYVQNIEKTYSDMDDSMYQQRVDEEQARFDKLLNMKGTENAYKLHRELGEIMTANVTVVRDNKRLLETDKKIVELMRRYEDIDMEDTSQWSNQAVFFTRQLWNMLVLARVITIGAYNRNESRGAHYKPEFPERNDEEWLKHTLAEYKGAHEKPAFTYKPVDVSLIPPRKRDYTSKSKGGKK; via the coding sequence ATGGCAGAGAAGAAAATCATTGTTGTCGGTGGTGGACTAGCTGGTCTCATGTCAACAATTAAAGCAGCAGAACAAGGTGCACACGTTGACCTGTTCTCGATTGTTCCAGTTAAACGCTCTCACTCAGTTTGTGCACAAGGCGGTATCAATGGGGCAGTAAATACAAAAGGTGAAGGAGATTCACCATGGATTCATTTTGATGATACGGTATATGGTGGTGACTTCTTAGCTGACCAACCACCTGTTCAAAAGATGACAGAAGCTGCACCTAAGATCATTCATTTACTTGATCGTATGGGTGTTATGTTTAATAGAACGAGCGAAGGATTATTAGACTTCCGTCGCTTCGGGGGGACGCTTCACCATAGAACTGCATTTGCAGGTGCAACAACAGGACAACAATTGTTATATGCATTAGATGAGCAAGTGCGTAGTTTTGAAGTCGATGGACTGGTTACAAAATATGAAGGTTGGGAATTTTTAGGTGTTGTTAAAGATGATGAGAATGCAGCACGTGGTATTGTTGCACAAAATATTACGACATCAGAAATTAAATCATTCGGCTCAGATGCTGTTATTATGGCAACTGGTGGACCGGGTATCATCTTTGGTAAGACAACGAATTCAATGATCAATACTGGTTCAGCAGCTTCTATTGTGTATCAGCAAGGTGTACAATATGCGAATGGTGAGTTTATCCAAATTCATCCAACAGCCATTCCGGGCGATGATAAGTTGCGTCTAATGTCAGAGTCGGCACGTGGTGAAGGTGGTCGTATTTGGACATATAAAGATGGTAAGCCGTGGTATTTCTTGGAAGAAAAATATCCAGATTATGGTAACCTAGTACCTCGTGATATTGCAACACGTGAAATTTTTGATGTTTGTGTGAATCAAAAATTAGGTATTAATGGTGAAAACATGGTATACCTTGATTTATCACATAAAGATCCACACGAGTTAGATGTTAAACTTGGCGGTATTATTGAAATTTATGAAAAATTTACTGGAGATGACCCACGTAAAGTACCGATGAAAATATTCCCAGCAGTTCACTATTCAATGGGCGGATTGTATGTTGATTATGACCAAATGACAAATATTGATGGTCTGTTTGCAGCAGGGGAATGTGATTTTTCTCAGCATGGTGGTAACCGTTTAGGTGCAAACTCATTGTTATCAGCGATTTACGGTGGAACGGTTGCAGGTCCAAATGCAGTAAAATATGTACAAAATATCGAAAAAACATATTCAGACATGGATGATAGCATGTATCAACAGCGTGTTGATGAAGAACAAGCACGTTTTGACAAGTTGTTGAATATGAAAGGTACTGAGAATGCATATAAGCTACATCGTGAACTTGGTGAAATTATGACAGCCAACGTTACGGTGGTGCGTGATAATAAGCGTTTATTAGAAACAGATAAGAAGATTGTCGAACTTATGAGACGTTATGAAGATATCGACATGGAAGATACATCACAATGGAGCAACCAAGCGGTGTTCTTTACACGCCAGTTATGGAATATGCTCGTACTTGCGCGTGTTATCACAATCGGTGCATACAATCGTAATGAGTCACGTGGTGCACATTATAAACCGGAGTTTCCTGAGCGTAATGATGAAGAGTGGTTAAAGCATACATTAGCTGAATATAAAGGTGCTCATGAAAAACCAGCATTTACTTATAAACCTGTTGATGTAAGTCTGATCCCACCTCGTAAACGTGACTACACAAGTAAGTCAAAAGGGGGTAAAAAATAA
- the sdhB gene encoding succinate dehydrogenase iron-sulfur subunit: MADTREQVAEQQSSRNANKTVTLIIKRQKDEQSQPYEEKFVIPYRDNMNVIACLMEIQRNPYNDKGEKTTPVTWDMNCLEEVCGACSMVINGRARQSCSAIVDQLEQPIRLEPMSTFPVIRDLQVDRTRMFDNLKRMKAWVPIDGTYDLGPGPRMPEKKRQTAYELSKCMTCGVCLEVCPNVTRNNSFVGAQAISQVRLFNLHPTGSMTKDERLNALMDMGGLQACGNSQNCVQACPKGIPLTTSIAALNRETSFHMFKSFFGSDHLVD, encoded by the coding sequence ATGGCAGACACAAGAGAACAAGTTGCTGAACAACAATCAAGTCGCAACGCAAATAAAACAGTGACACTCATTATTAAACGCCAAAAAGACGAACAATCTCAGCCTTATGAAGAAAAGTTTGTCATTCCATATCGTGATAATATGAACGTTATTGCGTGCTTAATGGAAATTCAGCGTAATCCGTACAATGATAAAGGGGAAAAAACAACGCCCGTAACATGGGATATGAACTGTTTGGAAGAAGTATGTGGTGCTTGTTCGATGGTGATTAATGGTCGAGCGCGTCAGTCATGTTCGGCGATTGTAGATCAGCTCGAACAGCCGATTCGTTTAGAACCTATGAGTACATTCCCTGTGATACGTGATTTACAAGTGGATCGTACACGCATGTTTGATAATTTGAAACGTATGAAAGCATGGGTACCGATTGATGGAACATACGATTTAGGTCCGGGACCGCGCATGCCAGAGAAAAAACGCCAAACAGCTTATGAATTATCAAAATGTATGACATGTGGTGTATGTTTAGAAGTGTGTCCAAACGTTACACGTAATAATAGTTTTGTTGGTGCGCAAGCTATCTCACAAGTACGTTTGTTTAACTTGCATCCAACGGGTTCTATGACGAAAGATGAACGTTTAAATGCATTAATGGACATGGGAGGTTTACAAGCATGTGGTAACTCACAAAACTGTGTTCAAGCTTGTCCAAAAGGTATTCCTTTGACAACATCAATTGCTGCATTAAATCGTGAGACATCATTCCATATGTTTAAATCATTCTTTGGTTCAGATCATTTAGTTGACTAG
- the racE gene encoding glutamate racemase: MERPIGVMDSGVGGLTVAKEIMRQLPNETIYYLGDVSRCPYGPRSPEEVKKFTIQMAQYLTQFDIKMLVIACNTATAVALESLQQQLKIPVIGVIEPGARTAIMTTQNQKVLVLGTEGTIKSEAYRHQITRINPHVEVRGIACPAFAPLVEEMKYKDPTVTNIIIHQTLKQWRQSDADTVILGCTHYPLLYQPINDYFDKQKAVISSGLETAREVSALLTFSHEHAHYTPRPKHRFFANGEVHHMTYIIKEWLNMNIEVERIVLT; this comes from the coding sequence ATGGAAAGACCAATAGGTGTAATGGATTCAGGTGTAGGAGGTCTTACTGTTGCAAAAGAGATTATGCGACAGTTACCCAATGAAACGATATATTATTTGGGTGATGTAAGCCGATGTCCATATGGCCCAAGAAGCCCCGAAGAAGTGAAAAAGTTTACCATTCAGATGGCACAGTATTTGACACAATTTGATATTAAAATGCTAGTGATTGCTTGTAATACAGCTACTGCGGTGGCATTGGAATCTTTACAACAACAGCTAAAAATACCGGTTATTGGCGTTATTGAACCCGGCGCACGCACGGCTATTATGACAACTCAAAATCAAAAAGTACTTGTACTTGGAACAGAAGGGACAATAAAGTCAGAAGCGTATCGTCATCAAATCACTCGAATTAACCCACATGTAGAAGTACGAGGGATAGCATGTCCAGCATTTGCGCCACTTGTGGAAGAAATGAAGTATAAAGATCCCACGGTGACGAACATTATCATACACCAAACATTAAAGCAGTGGCGGCAATCTGATGCGGATACAGTGATATTAGGTTGTACGCATTATCCATTATTATATCAACCTATTAATGATTATTTTGATAAGCAAAAAGCAGTTATTTCATCAGGGCTTGAAACAGCACGTGAAGTCAGTGCACTTTTAACATTTAGTCATGAACATGCACATTATACACCTCGACCTAAACATCGCTTTTTTGCGAATGGAGAAGTCCATCATATGACATACATTATTAAAGAATGGCTAAATATGAATATAGAAGTTGAGCGAATTGTTTTGACATAG
- a CDS encoding XTP/dITP diphosphatase, with amino-acid sequence MADIVIASGNKGKINDFKVIFSDDNVIGINELIQDFDVDETGTTFEENAKLKSEAAARLLGKRVIADDSGLEVKALNGEPGVYSARYAGETKNDEANIDKVLEKLGDHTERDARFVCVISMTDVDGHTHTFKGTIEGEITLNRIGENGFGYDPIFYIPEKSKTMAQLTPEEKAELSHRGKAIEQLRAFIEGDHI; translated from the coding sequence ATGGCAGATATTGTAATTGCTTCAGGAAATAAAGGGAAAATTAATGATTTTAAAGTTATTTTTTCAGATGATAATGTGATTGGAATTAATGAATTGATACAGGACTTTGACGTAGATGAAACTGGAACAACATTTGAAGAAAATGCAAAGCTTAAATCTGAAGCCGCAGCAAGATTGTTAGGTAAACGTGTTATAGCCGATGATAGTGGGCTAGAAGTTAAAGCATTAAATGGTGAACCCGGCGTTTATTCTGCACGTTACGCAGGAGAAACAAAAAATGATGAAGCTAATATTGATAAAGTATTGGAAAAGTTAGGAGATCACACAGAGCGTGACGCACGTTTTGTTTGCGTTATTAGTATGACAGATGTTGATGGACATACACATACATTTAAAGGCACCATTGAAGGTGAAATCACATTAAATCGTATTGGTGAAAATGGTTTTGGTTACGATCCTATTTTTTATATTCCTGAAAAAAGTAAAACGATGGCACAATTAACGCCTGAAGAAAAAGCAGAGTTGAGTCACAGAGGTAAAGCTATTGAGCAATTACGTGCATTTATTGAAGGTGATCATATATGA